The Aedes aegypti strain LVP_AGWG chromosome 3, AaegL5.0 Primary Assembly, whole genome shotgun sequence genome contains a region encoding:
- the LOC5565785 gene encoding uncharacterized protein LOC5565785, with the protein MLEVHRSHVPFRTSLKTGWLLLKCPDENDIDLPDIHASSNADNEEPETLDLSQQPSAATSLDNQPLEYKIEQPCRKRPRNPVDNGAYYHQDELDNYRKRQKLTMQHYYDEAYASVEKKIRNPFLDDSLMKPIDSFESYARSSMNPINYTLTAEAINRRIRSTLGLEDDPQVNFDRARPPSNDECCTANPDWLMRRNTYADNPFSITSTQVDIKPPPFPHDDNNNVDKKPFH; encoded by the exons TCCGGATGAAAATGATATCGATTTGCCGGACATTCACGCGAGTTCTAATGCCGACAATGAAGAGCCGGAAACGTTGGACCTTAGTCAGCAGCCATCAGCTGCTACGTCGTTAGACAATCAACCGTTGGAATACAAAATAGAGCAACCATGTCGAAAACGACCTCGAAATCCAGTTGACAATGGTGCTTACTATCATCAGGATGAGCTGGACAATTATCGGAAGCGTCAGAAGCTCACCATGCAGCACTATTACGACGAAGCGTATGCATCAGTTGAGAAGAAAATTCGGAATCCCTTCTTGGATGATTCCTTGATGAAACCGATTGATTCTTTCGAAAGCTACGCTCGAAGTTCAATGAATCCGATCAACTATACGTTGACGGCAGAAGCCATCAACAGGCGTATTCGAAGCACTTTAGGACTGGAAGATGATCCACAG GTGAACTTCGATAGGGCGAGACCGCCCTCCAATGATGAATGCTGTACCGCAAACCCTGACTGGTTGATGAGAAGAAATACCTACGCTGACAATCCCTTCTCCATAACGTCCACACAGGTCGACATCAAACCTCCTCCGTTTCCCCATGATGACAACAATAATGTGGATAAAAAACCATTTCACTAA